One region of Acidovorax sp. T1 genomic DNA includes:
- a CDS encoding efflux RND transporter periplasmic adaptor subunit yields the protein MTPLFPEHLPASTLTPCSMPLHTSRSSRRLAVATLAGLALVVGACSDKTAPAAPKGPAEVGVVTLQPERQTVTTELPGRTSAFLSAEIRPQVGGIVQQRLFTEGAQVKAGQALYQLDASGFQVALASAEASVAKAQAGVGTAEVNARRNAELVKIDAISRQVYDDSQAAVVQARSDLAVARAALDNARINLGYTRIKAPISGRTTTSTVTPGALVTANQAAALTTISQLDPLYVDVTQSSTEVLRLKSDLARGRIQKSGQAEAAITLQLEDGSRYPHPGKLQFAGVSVNPGTGAVTLRAVVPNPDGLLMPGMYVRAVLETGINEQALLVPQQGVNRDTAGNASVLLVNADNKIERRKIAVEAAVGNRWLVGSGLAAGDRVVVDGFQRIKPGDAVKPTEVAPKPMAATSAATATPTPTPTPAPAPAPAPATAASAAR from the coding sequence ATGACACCTCTTTTTCCAGAACACCTGCCTGCCTCCACGCTGACCCCCTGCTCCATGCCCCTGCACACTTCCCGTTCTTCCCGCCGGCTGGCCGTGGCCACCTTGGCGGGCCTGGCATTGGTGGTGGGCGCCTGCTCTGACAAGACGGCGCCTGCAGCGCCCAAGGGACCGGCCGAAGTGGGCGTGGTCACCCTGCAACCCGAGCGCCAGACCGTCACCACCGAGTTGCCCGGCCGCACCAGCGCCTTCCTGAGCGCCGAAATCCGCCCGCAGGTGGGCGGCATCGTGCAGCAGCGGCTGTTCACCGAAGGCGCGCAGGTCAAGGCAGGCCAGGCGCTGTACCAGCTCGATGCCTCGGGCTTTCAGGTGGCGCTGGCCAGCGCCGAGGCCTCGGTGGCCAAGGCGCAGGCCGGAGTGGGCACGGCCGAGGTCAACGCCCGGCGCAATGCCGAGCTGGTCAAAATCGACGCCATCAGCCGGCAGGTGTATGACGACAGCCAGGCCGCCGTGGTGCAGGCCCGCTCCGACCTGGCCGTGGCCCGCGCCGCACTGGACAACGCCCGCATCAACCTGGGCTACACGCGCATCAAGGCGCCCATTTCAGGCCGCACCACCACCTCCACGGTCACGCCGGGTGCACTGGTCACGGCCAACCAGGCTGCTGCGCTCACCACCATTTCGCAGCTCGATCCGCTGTATGTGGATGTCACCCAGTCCAGCACCGAGGTGCTGCGCCTGAAAAGCGACCTGGCGCGCGGGCGCATCCAAAAAAGCGGCCAGGCCGAGGCGGCCATCACACTGCAACTGGAGGATGGCAGCCGCTACCCCCACCCCGGCAAGCTGCAGTTTGCCGGCGTGAGCGTGAACCCCGGCACCGGCGCCGTGACGCTGCGCGCCGTGGTGCCCAACCCCGACGGTCTGCTCATGCCTGGCATGTATGTGCGCGCGGTGCTCGAAACCGGCATCAACGAACAGGCGCTGCTGGTGCCCCAGCAGGGCGTGAACCGCGACACGGCGGGCAATGCCAGCGTGCTGCTGGTCAATGCGGACAACAAGATCGAACGGCGCAAGATTGCGGTGGAAGCGGCGGTGGGCAACCGCTGGCTGGTGGGCAGCGGGCTGGCGGCCGGCGATCGCGTGGTGGTGGATGGCTTTCAGCGCATCAAGCCCGGCGATGCCGTGAAGCCGACCGAGGTGGCACCCAAGCCGATGGCGGCGACCAGCGCTGCCACCGCAACGCCAACGCCAACGCCAACGCCCGCGCCCGCGCCCGCGCCTGCCCCCGCCACGGCCGCATCGGCCGCACGCTAA
- a CDS encoding efflux RND transporter permease subunit: MAQFFINRPIFAWVIAIIIMLAGAMSIKTLPLEQYPDIAPPRVSISALYTGASAKTVEESVTQVIEQQLKGLDNLIYMGSTSDASGSSRTTLTFNAGTNIDVAQVQVQNKLQQAMSRLPPAVQSRGVTVTKGGNDYLMIITFTSPDPSVSQVDIGDYISSNLVDVISRIDGVGDVLTLGTGYAMRVWLDPGKLEKYALMPSDIGSAINAQNAQVSAGQLGALPAVGEQQLNATITARSKLQTKEEFEQIVLKSTTDGAAVRLKDVARIELGAENLTITSRLNGQPGAGMGVVLADGANAMAVAEAVNAKIAELQPFFPYQLKPFTSYDTTPFVSASIDEVVKALIEAMLLVVLVMYVFLQNFRATLIPAIAVPVVLLGTFGVLSAAGFSINTLTMFGLVLAIGLLVDDAIVVVENVERVMSEEGLSPKEATRKSMAEITPALVGIALTLSAVFIPMAFFGGSTGVIYRQFSITIVSAMVLSVLVALTLTPALCATLLKPIAKGQHSPFGAPRKGIAGWIDRFFVGFNHRFDRTADRYQRGVGGVVRRGKRMMLVYVLICAGMAVLFLRLPTSFLPNEDQGAVSVQITLPPGSSNARLQAVMAQVQKYFAAQPDVISFNSITGSSGDQSSARGFVRLTNWSQRTRPDQSADAIARKATKDLATIRDARIFVLLPPAVRGLGANAGFNFQLKDLNGLGHDALVAARDKVLELAAQRPELSNTRSTNLDDTAQLGVDIDDSKAGALGLATADVNNTLSSALGGTYVNDFLNKGRVKRVYMQGDAPFRMLPQDVAPWTVRNNQGQMVPFSAFSSTRWTYGSPQLQRYNGSPSYEFVGNAAAGVSSGAAMAAVENIMKEMPPGIGYEWTGASFQERLSGSQAPLLYAVSILFVFLCLAALYESWSVPFSVILVVPLGIVGALLGIGFRGLSNDVYFQVGLLTTVGLSSKNAILIVEFATQLQAQGRSVVDATLESVRLRLRPILMTSLAFGFGVLPLALGSGAGAGGRQAIGTAVLGGMISATVLGIFFVPVFFVLIRGYFADRKAKQPANEPGAPA, translated from the coding sequence ATGGCACAGTTCTTCATCAACCGACCCATCTTCGCGTGGGTCATCGCCATCATCATCATGCTGGCCGGCGCCATGTCCATCAAGACATTGCCGCTGGAGCAATACCCCGACATCGCGCCGCCGCGGGTGTCGATCAGCGCCCTGTACACCGGCGCGTCGGCCAAGACCGTGGAAGAGTCGGTCACGCAGGTGATCGAGCAGCAACTCAAGGGCCTCGATAACCTGATCTACATGGGCTCGACCAGCGATGCCTCGGGCAGCTCGCGCACCACGCTCACCTTCAACGCCGGCACCAACATCGACGTGGCCCAGGTGCAGGTGCAAAACAAGCTGCAGCAGGCCATGTCGCGCCTGCCGCCAGCCGTGCAAAGCCGGGGGGTCACCGTCACCAAGGGCGGCAACGACTACCTGATGATCATCACCTTCACCTCGCCCGACCCCAGCGTGTCGCAGGTGGACATTGGTGACTATATTTCCAGCAACCTGGTGGACGTGATCAGCCGCATTGACGGCGTGGGCGACGTGCTCACGCTGGGCACCGGCTACGCCATGCGCGTGTGGCTCGACCCGGGCAAGCTCGAAAAATACGCACTCATGCCGTCCGACATCGGCAGCGCCATCAACGCGCAGAACGCACAGGTGTCGGCCGGCCAGCTCGGTGCCCTGCCCGCCGTGGGCGAGCAGCAACTCAACGCCACCATCACGGCGCGCAGCAAGCTGCAAACCAAGGAAGAGTTCGAGCAGATCGTGCTCAAGTCCACCACCGACGGCGCCGCTGTGCGCCTGAAAGACGTGGCGCGCATCGAGCTGGGTGCAGAAAACCTCACCATCACCTCGCGCCTGAACGGCCAGCCCGGCGCCGGCATGGGGGTGGTGCTGGCTGATGGCGCCAACGCCATGGCCGTGGCCGAGGCCGTGAACGCCAAGATCGCCGAGCTGCAGCCCTTCTTCCCCTACCAGCTCAAGCCCTTTACCAGTTACGACACCACGCCATTTGTCAGCGCCTCCATCGACGAGGTGGTCAAGGCCCTGATCGAGGCCATGCTGCTGGTGGTGCTGGTGATGTATGTCTTTTTGCAGAACTTCCGCGCCACGCTGATCCCGGCGATTGCCGTGCCCGTGGTGCTGCTGGGCACCTTTGGCGTGCTGTCGGCGGCCGGCTTTTCGATCAACACCCTGACCATGTTCGGCCTGGTGCTGGCCATTGGCCTGCTGGTGGACGACGCCATCGTGGTGGTGGAAAACGTCGAGCGCGTGATGAGCGAGGAAGGCCTGTCGCCCAAGGAGGCCACGCGCAAATCGATGGCCGAGATCACGCCGGCCCTGGTGGGCATTGCGCTCACGCTGTCGGCGGTGTTCATCCCGATGGCGTTCTTCGGCGGCTCCACCGGCGTCATCTACCGGCAGTTTTCCATCACCATCGTGTCGGCCATGGTGCTGTCGGTGCTGGTGGCCCTGACGCTCACGCCCGCGCTGTGCGCCACCTTGCTCAAACCCATTGCCAAGGGGCAGCACAGCCCGTTTGGCGCACCGCGCAAGGGCATTGCAGGCTGGATCGACCGCTTTTTTGTCGGCTTCAACCACCGCTTTGACCGCACGGCCGACCGCTACCAGCGCGGCGTGGGTGGCGTGGTGCGCCGGGGCAAACGCATGATGCTGGTGTATGTGCTGATCTGCGCCGGCATGGCGGTGCTGTTCCTGCGCCTGCCCACCTCGTTTTTGCCCAATGAAGACCAGGGCGCGGTGTCGGTGCAGATCACCTTGCCGCCGGGCTCGTCCAACGCCCGCCTGCAGGCCGTGATGGCGCAGGTGCAAAAGTACTTTGCCGCCCAGCCCGATGTGATCAGCTTCAACTCGATCACCGGCTCCAGCGGCGACCAGAGCTCGGCGCGCGGCTTTGTGCGGCTGACCAACTGGAGCCAGCGCACGCGCCCCGACCAAAGCGCGGACGCCATCGCCCGCAAGGCCACCAAGGACCTGGCCACCATCCGCGATGCGCGCATTTTCGTGCTGCTGCCGCCCGCCGTGCGCGGGCTGGGGGCCAATGCGGGCTTCAACTTCCAACTCAAGGATTTGAACGGCCTGGGCCACGATGCGTTGGTGGCCGCGCGCGACAAGGTGCTCGAATTGGCAGCCCAGCGCCCCGAACTGAGCAACACGCGCAGCACCAACCTCGATGACACCGCGCAGCTGGGCGTGGACATTGACGACAGCAAGGCCGGCGCCCTGGGCCTGGCCACGGCGGACGTGAACAACACCCTGTCGAGCGCGCTGGGCGGCACCTATGTGAATGACTTTCTCAACAAGGGGCGCGTCAAGCGGGTTTACATGCAGGGCGACGCACCCTTTCGCATGCTGCCGCAGGACGTGGCGCCCTGGACGGTGCGCAACAACCAGGGGCAGATGGTGCCGTTCTCGGCGTTTTCGAGCACCCGCTGGACCTATGGCTCGCCCCAGCTGCAGCGCTACAACGGCAGCCCCAGCTACGAGTTCGTGGGCAATGCGGCGGCGGGCGTGAGTTCGGGCGCAGCCATGGCGGCGGTCGAAAACATCATGAAGGAAATGCCCCCGGGCATTGGCTACGAGTGGACCGGCGCCTCGTTCCAGGAGCGGCTGTCGGGCTCGCAGGCGCCGCTGCTGTATGCGGTGTCGATTCTGTTCGTGTTCCTGTGCCTGGCGGCGCTGTACGAAAGCTGGTCGGTGCCGTTCTCGGTCATTTTGGTGGTGCCGCTGGGCATTGTCGGAGCGCTGCTGGGCATCGGGTTTCGGGGACTGTCGAACGACGTGTACTTTCAGGTGGGGCTGCTCACCACCGTGGGGCTTTCATCCAAGAACGCCATTTTGATCGTCGAGTTCGCCACCCAGCTGCAGGCCCAGGGCAGAAGCGTGGTCGACGCCACGCTGGAGTCCGTGCGCCTGCGGCTGCGGCCCATCTTGATGACCTCGCTGGCGTTTGGTTTTGGCGTGCTGCCCCTGGCCCTGGGCAGCGGCGCGGGGGCCGGCGGGCGCCAGGCCATTGGCACGGCCGTGCTGGGCGGCATGATTTCTGCCACCGTGCTGGGTATCTTTTTTGTACCGGTGTTCTTTGTCCTGATTCGCGGTTATTTTGCCGACCGCAAGGCCAAGCAGCCTGCCAACGAACCCGGAGCCCCCGCATGA
- a CDS encoding efflux transporter outer membrane subunit, which translates to MSRTPTLLTMLALAGCTSLAPDYARPTLPVPATLAATNGAEGTALAPETGPMGWQEFLQEPRLRELVALALQNNRDLRVAVLAIEKARAQYGVEQSNRFPAVGATGAGTRTRTAADLTTSGRSPTSSQYSAQLGFSSYEIDLFGRVKNLNEAALQEFLRTTENRRSVQLSLVAEVTNAWLTLDADGRRLQLAQDTLRSRQKSYELTERSYELGAASGLTLAQTQTTVDAARADVATFTSQVARDRNALALLAGAPVPAALLPDGANPATVAPEASPAQATPAPATTSAASTPRLAEPAATLLAVPADLPSSVLLNRPDVRAAEYTLRGAYASIGAARAAFFPSITLTASAGTASNALSGLFDGGNGTWSFAPQIRLPIFDAGRNRANLQIAETARDTALAQYDKAVQTAFREVADALADRATLAERLQAQQSLQAATLKALQLSEARYRLGADSYLPVLDAQRSLYTAQQTLIGLALAEQANRITLYKVLGGNWTDTATDDSAPVPGT; encoded by the coding sequence ATGAGCCGCACCCCTACCCTGCTGACAATGCTGGCACTGGCGGGCTGCACCAGCCTGGCACCAGACTATGCGCGCCCCACGCTGCCCGTGCCAGCCACGCTGGCCGCCACGAACGGAGCGGAAGGCACCGCACTGGCGCCCGAGACCGGCCCCATGGGCTGGCAGGAATTTCTGCAGGAGCCGCGCCTGCGCGAGTTGGTGGCGCTGGCGCTGCAGAACAACCGCGACCTGCGCGTGGCGGTGCTGGCCATCGAGAAGGCCCGCGCGCAATACGGCGTGGAGCAGTCCAACCGTTTCCCTGCCGTGGGCGCCACCGGCGCCGGCACCCGCACGCGCACGGCCGCGGACCTGACCACCAGCGGCCGCTCGCCTACCAGCAGCCAGTACAGCGCGCAGCTCGGGTTCAGCAGCTACGAGATCGACCTGTTTGGCCGGGTGAAGAACCTCAATGAGGCCGCGCTGCAAGAGTTTTTGCGCACCACCGAAAACCGCCGCAGCGTGCAGCTGAGCCTGGTGGCCGAGGTGACCAATGCCTGGCTCACGCTGGACGCCGATGGCCGGCGCCTGCAACTGGCGCAAGACACCTTGCGCAGCCGCCAGAAGTCGTACGAGCTGACAGAGCGCAGCTACGAACTGGGCGCCGCCTCGGGCCTGACGCTGGCGCAAACCCAGACCACCGTGGACGCCGCCCGCGCCGATGTGGCCACCTTCACCAGCCAGGTGGCGCGCGACCGCAATGCGCTGGCCCTGCTGGCCGGCGCGCCGGTACCTGCGGCCCTGCTGCCCGATGGCGCAAACCCGGCAACCGTGGCGCCAGAGGCGTCGCCCGCCCAGGCCACGCCGGCGCCGGCAACAACGTCGGCGGCATCCACCCCCCGCCTCGCGGAGCCCGCCGCCACTTTGCTGGCGGTGCCGGCCGATCTGCCCTCGTCGGTGCTGCTCAACCGCCCCGACGTGCGCGCCGCCGAGTACACGCTGCGCGGCGCGTACGCCAGCATTGGCGCGGCCCGCGCCGCGTTCTTCCCCAGCATCACGCTCACGGCGTCGGCGGGCACCGCCAGCAACGCACTGTCGGGCCTGTTCGACGGCGGCAACGGCACCTGGAGTTTTGCGCCGCAGATCCGCCTGCCCATCTTTGATGCGGGCCGCAACCGCGCCAACCTCCAGATCGCCGAAACCGCGCGCGACACCGCCCTGGCCCAATACGACAAGGCCGTGCAAACCGCATTCCGTGAAGTGGCCGATGCCCTGGCCGACCGCGCCACGCTGGCCGAGCGCCTGCAGGCCCAGCAATCGCTGCAAGCGGCCACGCTGAAAGCGCTGCAGTTGTCCGAAGCACGCTACCGCCTGGGCGCCGACAGCTACCTGCCCGTGCTGGACGCCCAGCGCTCGCTGTACACCGCGCAGCAAACCCTGATTGGACTGGCGCTGGCCGAGCAGGCCAACCGCATCACGCTGTACAAGGTGCTGGGAGGCAACTGGACCGACACCGCCACGGATGACAGCGCCCCGGTGCCCGGCACCTGA
- the nirB gene encoding nitrite reductase large subunit NirB, with the protein MKKSRLVMVGNGMAGVRTLEELLKIAPDLYDITVFGAEPHPNYNRILLSPVLAGEQTIDEIILNDWQWYADHHITLHTGFTVTDVDRVRRIVHATNAAGETITAEYDRLIIATGSNPFILPIPGKDLQGVLAYRDIADTQAMIDAAATYKHAVVIGGGLLGLEAANGLMKRGMQVTVVHVGDWLMERQLDDVAGKMLQKSLQERGMQFLMKAQTQELVGNAEGRVASVKFKDGTEVPADLVVMAVGIRPNTALAEKMRLHVNRGIVVSDTLQTTTDARIYAVGECAAHRGIAYGLVAPLFEQGKVLANHLAEFGIGRYQGSLTSTKLKVTGIDLFSAGDFQGGENTEEIVMSDPFGGVYKKLVIKDDKLVGACLYGDTVDGSWYFKLLRDGRSVTDIRDKLMFGESHLGDTGHQGQSKAAAMADTDEVCGCNGVTKGAICKAIKDKGLFTLDEVRKHTKASASCGSCTGLVEQIIMFTAGGDYSATPKTKAMCGCTDHGHQAVRDAIRANKLLRIADVFAFLEWKTPNGCASCRPAVNYYLISTWPKDAKDDPQSRAINERSHANIQKDGTYSVIPRMWGGETTANELRRIADAVDKYNIPTIKVTGGQRIDLLGVKKEDLQAVWKDIGMPSGHAYAKALRTVKTCVGSEWCRMGTQDSTQMGKDLERAMWRMYAPHKVKFAVSGCPRNCAPDGQVKFPHPWPPQIPPGRTVGL; encoded by the coding sequence ATGAAAAAATCCAGGCTGGTGATGGTGGGGAACGGCATGGCCGGTGTGCGCACGCTCGAAGAGCTGCTCAAAATTGCGCCCGACCTGTACGACATCACGGTATTCGGCGCCGAGCCGCACCCCAACTACAACCGCATCCTGCTGTCGCCCGTGCTGGCGGGCGAGCAGACCATCGACGAGATCATCCTGAACGACTGGCAGTGGTATGCCGACCACCACATCACGCTGCACACCGGCTTCACCGTGACCGACGTGGACCGCGTGCGCCGCATCGTCCATGCCACCAATGCAGCAGGCGAAACCATTACTGCCGAATACGACCGCCTCATCATCGCCACCGGCTCCAACCCCTTCATCCTGCCCATCCCCGGCAAAGACCTGCAGGGCGTGCTGGCCTATCGCGACATCGCCGACACCCAGGCCATGATCGACGCCGCCGCCACCTACAAGCATGCTGTGGTGATCGGCGGCGGCCTGCTGGGCCTGGAGGCCGCCAACGGCCTCATGAAGCGCGGAATGCAGGTGACCGTGGTGCATGTGGGCGACTGGCTGATGGAGCGCCAGCTGGACGACGTGGCCGGCAAGATGCTGCAAAAGTCGCTGCAAGAGCGCGGCATGCAGTTCTTGATGAAAGCGCAGACCCAAGAGCTGGTGGGCAACGCCGAGGGCCGCGTGGCCAGCGTCAAGTTCAAGGACGGCACCGAGGTGCCCGCCGACCTGGTGGTGATGGCCGTGGGCATCCGCCCCAACACCGCTCTGGCCGAGAAGATGCGCCTGCATGTCAACCGAGGTATTGTGGTGAGCGACACGCTGCAGACCACCACCGACGCCCGCATCTACGCCGTAGGTGAATGCGCCGCGCACCGGGGCATTGCCTATGGCCTGGTAGCCCCGCTGTTTGAGCAAGGCAAGGTGCTGGCCAACCATTTGGCCGAATTCGGCATTGGCCGCTACCAGGGCTCGCTCACGTCCACCAAGCTCAAGGTGACGGGCATCGATCTGTTCAGCGCGGGCGACTTCCAGGGCGGCGAGAACACCGAAGAGATCGTGATGAGCGACCCCTTTGGCGGCGTGTACAAAAAGCTGGTCATCAAGGACGACAAGCTGGTGGGCGCCTGCCTGTATGGCGACACGGTGGACGGCAGCTGGTACTTCAAGCTGCTGCGCGATGGCCGCAGCGTGACCGACATCCGCGACAAGCTGATGTTTGGCGAATCGCACCTGGGCGACACCGGCCACCAGGGCCAGAGCAAGGCCGCCGCCATGGCCGACACCGACGAGGTCTGCGGCTGCAACGGCGTGACCAAGGGCGCCATCTGCAAGGCCATCAAGGACAAGGGCCTGTTCACGCTGGATGAAGTGCGCAAGCACACAAAGGCCAGCGCGAGCTGCGGCTCGTGCACGGGCCTGGTGGAGCAGATCATCATGTTCACCGCCGGCGGCGACTACAGCGCCACGCCCAAGACCAAGGCCATGTGCGGCTGCACCGACCACGGCCACCAGGCCGTGCGCGACGCGATCCGCGCCAACAAGCTGCTGCGCATCGCGGACGTGTTCGCCTTTCTCGAATGGAAGACGCCCAACGGCTGCGCCAGCTGCCGCCCGGCCGTCAACTACTACCTCATCAGCACCTGGCCCAAGGACGCCAAGGACGACCCACAAAGCCGCGCCATCAACGAGCGCAGCCACGCCAACATCCAGAAAGACGGTACCTACAGCGTGATCCCGCGCATGTGGGGGGGAGAGACCACGGCCAACGAGCTGCGCCGCATTGCCGACGCGGTGGACAAGTACAACATCCCCACCATCAAGGTCACGGGCGGCCAGCGCATCGATTTGCTGGGCGTGAAGAAGGAAGACCTGCAGGCCGTCTGGAAGGACATCGGCATGCCCAGCGGCCACGCCTATGCCAAGGCCCTGCGCACGGTGAAGACCTGCGTGGGCAGCGAGTGGTGCCGGATGGGCACGCAGGACAGCACGCAGATGGGCAAGGACCTGGAGCGCGCCATGTGGCGCATGTATGCACCGCACAAGGTGAAGTTTGCGGTGAGCGGCTGCCCGCGCAACTGCGCCCCCGATGGCCAGGTCAAATTCCCCCACCCTTGGCCACCCCAAATTCCCCCAGGCAGGACGGTCGGATTATGA
- the istB gene encoding IS21-like element helper ATPase IstB, protein MNMIEIERALRELRLSGIAETLSTRVMQAQAAQQPFLETFAAMLQDELDRRRSRLTERRFKRSGLDERPSLADFDWRFNPKLPRSACFELHTLKFIGEGANALIIGKPGTGKSHVAKAVAYQATLQGYDVRYLEADTEFARYALATTAERTELLKDWVAPDLLVLDDLFLARRISEHAAEVLQAIVHQRYKLRRAVLITSNRVVQDWGKYLGDATMASTILDRLMHRCAMLEFEGKSYRLKEAAARIAITPESS, encoded by the coding sequence ATGAACATGATCGAGATCGAACGCGCGCTGCGCGAGCTGCGCCTGTCCGGCATCGCCGAGACCCTGTCCACCCGCGTGATGCAGGCCCAGGCCGCCCAGCAGCCTTTCCTGGAGACCTTCGCCGCCATGCTGCAAGACGAGCTGGACCGCCGGCGCTCTCGCCTGACCGAGCGCCGCTTCAAGCGCTCGGGTCTGGATGAGCGCCCCTCGCTGGCTGACTTCGACTGGCGTTTCAACCCGAAGCTGCCGCGCAGCGCCTGCTTCGAGTTGCACACCCTGAAGTTCATCGGCGAGGGGGCCAACGCGCTGATCATCGGCAAGCCGGGCACCGGCAAGAGCCATGTGGCCAAGGCCGTGGCCTACCAGGCCACGCTGCAGGGCTATGACGTGCGTTACCTGGAAGCCGACACCGAGTTCGCCCGTTACGCGCTGGCCACTACGGCAGAGCGCACCGAGCTGCTCAAGGACTGGGTCGCGCCGGACCTGCTCGTCCTCGATGACCTGTTCCTGGCCAGACGCATCAGCGAGCATGCCGCTGAAGTCCTACAGGCCATCGTGCACCAGCGCTACAAGCTGCGCCGCGCTGTTCTCATCACGTCCAACCGCGTGGTGCAGGACTGGGGCAAATACCTCGGCGACGCCACCATGGCCAGCACCATCCTGGATCGCCTCATGCACCGCTGCGCGATGCTGGAGTTCGAGGGCAAGAGCTACCGCCTCAAGGAGGCCGCTGCACGCATCGCCATCACACCCGAGTCGTCATAA
- the nirD gene encoding nitrite reductase small subunit NirD encodes MTTWKLICRVDDIPVLGSRRVARDKGLDVAIFRNDAGGVFALLDRCPHKGGPLSQGIVFGTQVACPMHNWTIGLCDGQAAAPDEGCTPKFAVKVEDGAVYLDADELASVATDLTRPVAGPARRVAGV; translated from the coding sequence ATGACAACATGGAAACTGATCTGCCGCGTGGACGACATCCCCGTGCTCGGCTCGCGCCGCGTGGCCCGGGACAAGGGCCTGGACGTGGCGATTTTCCGCAACGATGCGGGCGGTGTTTTTGCGCTGCTGGACCGCTGCCCGCACAAGGGTGGGCCTTTGTCCCAAGGCATCGTTTTTGGCACGCAGGTGGCTTGCCCGATGCACAACTGGACGATTGGTTTGTGCGATGGGCAGGCGGCGGCGCCGGATGAGGGGTGTACGCCGAAGTTTGCGGTGAAGGTAGAGGATGGGGCGGTGTATCTGGATGCCGATGAGCTGGCGTCTGTGGCTACCGATCTGACACGGCCTGTGGCCGGGCCTGCGCGGCGGGTGGCTGGGGTTTGA